One window from the genome of Vidua chalybeata isolate OUT-0048 chromosome 3, bVidCha1 merged haplotype, whole genome shotgun sequence encodes:
- the LOC128785382 gene encoding GDNF-inducible zinc finger protein 1-like, whose protein sequence is MESNPVLLESKSSPINLLNEMQQLRLLGHLCDVTVSVEYQGVRAEFPAHKAVLAATSKFFKEVFLNEKPVDGPHSNVFLNEVQVADFASFLEFVYTARVEVEEDRVQRMLEIAEKLKCLDLSETCFQLKKQMLESVLLELQNFSESQNSEEESAACPSTVLTAKAEWDSPDCSVAVPGRGASPEGLAAKSKEKMDKKKEVLKAPYAKIRRASGRLAGRKVFVEIPKKKYTRRLREQQRNAEEEKQPKGKEGEQEQEENSGKPEGTSPENLPKGEVDKKKRSGTFKCGTCQKEFLYEKSFLKHIQQSHGITSALEFRCETCAQTFANRCNLRSHQRHVHSSERRFPCELCAKRFKRKKDVKRHVLQVHEGGGERHQCHQCGKGLSSRTALRLHERTHTGHKPYGCPECEAKFSQPSALKTHMRIHTGEKPFVCDECGARFTQNHMLIYHRRCHTGERPFMCETCGKSFASKEYLKHHNRIHTGSKPFKCDVCLRTFAQRNSLYQHIKVHTGERPYCCDQCGKQFTQLNALQRHHRIHTGEKPFMCSACGRTFTDKSTLRRHTSIHDKNTPWKSFLVIVKGAAKNDEGHKTELPDEEYEVSPKIPEKLLSFPENSPYQSLAAVLGSRNSSTDCKASGAQESLLGELTVLHTQTDAGQPQLHALVNVE, encoded by the exons ATGGAAAGCAACCCCGTTCTGCTGGAATCCAAGTCCTCCCCGATCAACCTGCTGAACGAGATGCAGCAGCTGCGGCTGCTGGGCCACCTGTGCGACGTCACGGTCAGCGTGGAGTACCAGGGCGTCCGCGCCGAGTTCCCGGCACACAAGGCCGTGCTGGCTGCCACCAGCAAGTTCTTCAAGGAGGTTTTCCTCAACGAGAAACCTGTGGATGGCCCCCACAGCAACGTGTTCCTCAACGAGGTGCAGGTGGCAGATTTCGCCTCCTTTCTGGAGTTTGTGTACACAGCGCGtgtggaggtggaggaggacagGGTGCAGCGCATGCTTGAGATCGCTGAGAAGCTCAAGTGCCTGGATCTCTCTGAGACTTGCTTCCAGCTGAAGAAGCAGATGCTGGaatctgtgctgctggagctgcagaactTCTCAGAGTCACAGAATTCCGAGGAGGAAAGTGCCGCCTGCCCGAGCACTGTGCTGACAGCAAAGGCCGAGTGGGACTCTCCGGATTGTTCTGTAGCTGTGCCTGGCCGTGGAGCATCTCCTGAGGGGCTTGCTGCCAAGTCCAAGGAGAAGATGGACAAAAAGAAGGAAGTGCTGAAGGCTCCTTATGCCAAGATCCGCAGAGCGAGCGGGCGGCTGGCCGGCAGGAAGGTGTTTGTGGAGATCCCGAAGAAAAAATACACCCGGAGGCTGCGGGAGCAGCAGCGGAACGCcgaggaggaaaagcagcccAAGGGCaaggagggagagcaggagcaggaggagaactCGGGCAAACCTGAGGGGACCTCCCCAGAAAACCTTCCCAAAGGCGAGGTGGACAAAAAGAAGCGCAGCGGCACCTTCAAGTGCGGCACGTGCCAGAAGGAGTTCCTGTACGAGAAGAGTTTCCTGAAGCACATCCAGCAGAGCCACGGGATCACCTCGGCGCTGGAGTTCCGCTGCGAGACGTGCGCGCAGACCTTCGCCAACCGCTGCAACCTGCGCAGCCACCAGCGGCACGTGCACAGCAGCGAGCGCCGCTTCCCCTGCGAGCTCTGCGCCAAGCGCTTCAAGAGGAAGAAGGACGTCAAGAGGCATGTCCTGCAGGTGCACGAGGGTGGCGGGGAGcgccaccagtgccaccagtgcgGCAAGGGGCTCAGCTCCAGGACGGCCCTGCGGCTCCACGAGAGAACACACACGGGACACAAGCCCTACGGCTGCCCCGAGTGCGAGGCCAAGTTCTCCCAGCCTTCGGCACTGAAAACCCACATGAG GATCCACACGGGGGAGAAGCCCTTTGTGTGTGATGAGTGTGGGGCCCGCTTCACGCAAAACCACATGCTCATCTACCACAGGCGCTGCCACACAG GGGAAAGGCCTTTCATGTGTGAAACCTGTGGGAAGAGCTTTGCCTCCAAGGAATACTTGAAACACCACAACCGGATCCACACGGGATCCAAGCCCTTCAAATGTGACGTTTGCTTACGGACCTTTGCCCAGAGGAATTCCCTGTACCAGCACATCAAAGTCCACACAG GGGAGCGGCCGTACTGCTGTGACCAGTGTGGGAAGCAGTTCACGCAGCTGAACGCGCTCCAGCGGCACCACCGCATCCACACCGGCGAGAAGCCCTTCATGTGCAGCGCCTGCGGCAGGACCTTCACTGACAAATCCACACTGCGCCGGCACACCTCG ATCCATGATAAAAACACCCCCTGGAAGTCCTTCCTCGTCATCGTGAAAGGAGCCGCAAAGAATGACGAGGGGCACAAAACGGAGCTTCCTGATGAAGAATACGAGGtgtcccccaaaatcccagagaagctgctctCCTTCCCAGAGAACAGCCCCtaccagagcctggcagcagtcCTGGGAAGTAGGAATTCCAGCACGGACTGTAAGGCCTCTGGAGCACAGGAGTCCCTGCTGGGAGAACTCACCGTGCTCCACACACAGACAGAcgctgggcagccccagctaCATGCCCTGGTGAACGTGGAATGA